Genomic segment of Malus domestica chromosome 15, GDT2T_hap1:
TCTATGAACTTTCATTCCAAGATATGTAAGAAAAAAGCATTGGATTAAAGATGTTAGCCacgtaaagaaaaagaaatgttgTCCAAAGGTGGAAGATTCACCCACCATTTTGTAAAGGCATATGATTTGTTTCATCAAATATGAAATATTTAGAAACCAATAGCTTATCAAAAAACTCTTTTCAGTTAGATGTATTTAATCTTCCACCATTTTTGTAAAGGCATATGATTTGTTTCATCAAATATGATATATTTAGAAACCAATAGCTTATCAAAAAACTCTTTTCAGTTAGATGTATTTATGTTATCAGACTATTCATTATGCGGATTTTGAACTCCTTTTTAGTTAGGTTAATCGTTATAAATCAGAATGTCAATCCTGTGAGCTGATTTTTAGACCCTAAGGTGTAAAGGGTGAATGATATATGAAAATCTTTTTTAGTTTTGCAAGAACAATGGAACTAGTCATATCAGGTTTGTTTTTGGTAGTTTAGTCTACCAAGTAGTCCTAATTTTTAAACAATCTTCCCagtttgattattatttttagaatCAATTTTAGAGTCAATCTTCATCATTCTATTTTTAAAGTACTTAGTAAGAGCTTGTGTGGCATTACAAAAATTTTAGGAGAGGGGGACATTGAACTGTGAAAATACTAAAATTTACTTCAAGTAAAAGCTTGTGTGGCATTACTCATTTCCTCTTTGTCTTTGATGCGTCGGTTTGTAAGGTGCTTTCTGATTAGGGTTTTGACAATTGAAAAGCACAGCAAAGTTCGTtactttttagggttttatacCACCAGCATCTTAGGGCAACTGTTAGGATATGGTACTTAGCCACTGAGAATCGAAAAAAGCTTACATGAATATGTGGTTTTATACCATCAGTCTTTGAGACATTGTTTAGCTATTTTTGGTTATTATCTCTGTAACTACGTGATTCGAAATAACTAATATTCTTCTTTTGAATCAATTCACTAAGTGTGCACTATCCTTAACCAAAAGTTTTAATGTTGGTTAGaggtgaaaaagaaagaagggcTTTAGGCGAAATTCGATATGAGAGTCAGGGAATATAAATGTTGGATTAGGCATTGAATGGAGTTTTAGAGTTTAGATAAATGGGTATCGTATTTTTGTGCTGGTGTATCAAACTCACATGAAATATGTGTACATTTAACGAGAGATTCTGCCTTATTATTGGGGATAAGGATATATCTCcaaaattgtcaaaaaaattTCCTATCTCATCCATTACTCTCTCTATCTCACTTAGCACTCATCCagtctctcactctcactcatcGCTCACATAATGAATGAGATAGTAGCATAAATGTACACTATAGCCGTGATAGCTAAGCTTTCTCAGTGTACTAATTAGTGTGCACTATCCTTAACCAAAGGTGTTATAATGATGATTAGGGGCTAAAAAGAGGGTCAAGATAAGTAATCAAAATGTTGGATTAAGGCAGTGGGTGGATGGAGGTAGGGTTGGAAATGGAGAGAATCTCTGTTGTTTGTTTATGAGCCGGACAAGGATAAGGACTTGGTGATAGAGGGAGTAGGATtttctcccctcttttttttcctccttttcCCTCTTCTTCTATTTGAAAGGTTATGGTTAAGTGACacgttaacatcttatattaattttttatgaaaaataaaataaaataaaaaatgtaagataaaagaagataaaaagagaaGATGCGAGAATCCTAACCCGCGACAGAGGGCCTTTCATATGCACAATCATCAAGGGGTGATTGAAGCCCACAAGCGGTAGAAAGACTAAAAGAGACAGCAAGTGGGCCAAACCctaaaaatttcttttttctctccttCTTGCATATCTTAAATAATGGTGTTTCTATGAAGAGATCTTGATTTGACCACACACATAGTTGAAAGCCAGAGAAAGACTTATATTTAACAAGTTTATTAGTGGAGATGCAGATGGTGAGGAGAAAAAGCAAGAGTGAGAAAGTGGTAATGATGCAGGTGACTGAAACTGGTGGAGTTTGGTGGATTGAGAAAATTGTCCAGATGCAAATGTgatggagagagaagagaaagagtgATCTCAGCCGCACGATTTTACGTAAACGGTTGAGATTATTTGATCCTAAGAATCTGTATAAAAAGTGTCCGAAGATCCTAGTCCGCTAAATTGTAGTCTACCTCAACAACAGaactggatcctctcctgagctcaggatgTGGATTCTCATGAGCAGCCTATCCGGGCTGTTCAAACTTGACCTAACGGCtgcaattattataaattttagatGAGCTTCTTGTTTGGatccgttagatcaaatttcaacggttcgGATAAGCTACTTAAGAGGATCCCCATTCTGAgttcaggagaggatccagttCCCTCAACAACCTAGTGCCTTCAATTATGTGATTTGTTGCTCATTTAGTATAATGGTGATGGAAAATCCGTAGCATAGCCAATTATTAATTCAAGTGGACCTTGTTGAAAGGCCAATAAGAACCATTGATTGGAATCAAGATAGGCAATCCAACGGCTGGGATGGGAATTCATATGGTATtgtcaaaaaccaaaaaaaaattgggacaGATGAATCTGGTGTAAatatgggaattgttattagtactccaaactttttataattagaaaaaaaaacacacttatGAGGAATGtagaataaaaattttgaagtgctaataacagttcctgTAAATATTTAGGTTGTTAGTGTTTCTTGTGGCCAGTCATTTTCTGTCCTTATTACAATTCATGGATTTTGCTACAGAGCAAAATCTAATAGTACCAAGTGGCTAGGCAAGTGTCTCTATGTATTAAAGGCTAAACTGTCTCCCTGTGTGGCAAACTACACACATGTGCACATAAGCAACTCTACTTCCATCTCATTGATAAAGACAACCATGTTTATCGGTACGCTGACCTAAGACAGAATCCGTCTTACGACTagttgtatgtttttttttttttggtccatCTCCTTTATCACGTGAAGTCAAGTGATTAGTCGGAAAATCGCACACGTATACAAGCAACTCTATTTTTTATGTCATTGTTAGAGACACGAGAAGGTTTACAAGTATGGTGATCCGAAGTagataatttattttgtaaccagttgtatatttttttcaatCGAAGTGTTTCATCATGTGATGAGAAGAGGTACAGTGAGTCCCACCATCCTACACTTTAGCCAACTTAtttaactgttttttttttttttttacatgacACACGGAGAGATAACTATTGATTCGTATGCATTGGTAAGAGACCAAAGAGACAAACACAAAGAaagaattaataaaataatacaaggAAAGAAACAAGTCTTTTTTTCACACGACAGACGAGAAGAGACAAACGATAGGATCGTAAGAATTGGGCCCCTAACTTTACAGAGGATTAATGGAAGAatacaaggaagaaaaaaactcCATCATCGAAGAAATGGCTTTGGAAGGTAAACTCTTGTATGGGATTGAAGAACGCAGTGTCATGGGCGGTGAGTGCAGGAAAGGAACGGATGGAAGGACTCCAATCCGGAAAGAGCCGGGTTTATCGGATCCTGTCCATTGAGCAATCCAAAACGGACACTTGGTAGGGATGAGAGGTGGCATCCAaagctttctttgtttttgtgctTCTCTCGAACGCTTTGAAATATTCAATACCATCACCCATGTTGTTTTCGAGGAGAACAATATTACGATGCGGTTCACCTCTTGTTTTTCCCGTATATTCATCCTTGATTTGTATAATCCGAATACAGGCTGAAAGAGAAAATCAAGTGTGAAAATCGCCTCCCGACAAATACTACAATCTCACAATCAAAGAGAAAGGAATGGAAAACTGAAAGTGACTTGTTTAATTCATGCAATACTGTactttaaagaaagagaagCAAAGATGTtcaacatgaaaaagaaaattaattaatatttcatagaaataattgatcaaaaataataaaaatcctACTAATAATTCTTCTGAACACCAACAAGTTGGTAATGTTGGAGAAGCCTATTGGCTTCCCTAAGGCCACTACAGTAAGCTCCATGGGTTGTGGAATAATGGGTTCTGTGTGTAGCTTCCCCTGCAAACAGAATCTGCAGTGGAGGTGAAGAACTAGCAGCACTACCAGAATCATCAGATGGCAATGGCTCTGCCATGCTGTCCAAATCCTCACCGCTTGATCCAACCGCAACATACGAGTATGATCCCAGAAACAGTGGATCACTACCCCATTGACTCTTCAAAACCTTGGAAAATTTCACTTCAGAGTTCTCCTCCGGATTCCCATTCCCATTGCACAATTCATGGGAATGTGAGTTTTGTGATAGGAAGCTGGACACCGTTTGTGAAACCCCGTTGATAATCTCTTCATCTGAAAGTGCTTCTAGCGCACGTGCTTCTTCCCCTGCAAACCAAGAAAGCAGAACGCTGGAATCGTGGTAGAGAGGGCAGAGAGAAGCTGTCTTCCTCATCCACCATGGGATCTTTTTATTCCTGAGCTCTGAGTCTGCTCTGTGGAAAACCATTTGTAAAAATGGAAACTTGCTGAAATCTTGGGACTTCGGAGGAGCATGAATAGAACCCAGTTGCAGAAACAGCTTGTTAACAACCCCAAATCCAAGCCTCGAAATCGCCTCGGTTTTGAAACGAGGCAGAGGTGGATTGAACATACCAGAATCTTGGCGAATCGAAGCCTTGAGCACCCCCAAAGAAACTGTAACAATAACATGATCAGCTAACAAAACTGACCCATCAGAAAAATGGAGCTTCACAGGCCTTGTGTCGGATTCATAGCCCTTGTTCTTGCGATTATCCGGCTGCCATTGAATTTTTCTGACCTTCTTGCCCAATTGGATCAACCCAGGTGGGAGTACAGAGGCTAGAGATTGAACAATGCTCAAGTACCCTTTAGCAATGGTGATTTCTTCGCCGGGAAACATCCGGTACTCGCTTTCTGCATTGTAATCGAGAGTTAACAAATCACCGGCTGATGTATAAGTCCTTTGGATGTTCTCATGCATTGCAAAGATGGCCTCTTGCAGCAACATTCGGCTCCAATTTGTATAGACACTGACCTGCTCATCTCGGTTTTTCTTCGAAACCCAATACGTATCAAGGCCTTGCCTTAAGAAAGAGCCGACACTGAGCTTCCCAACATCGTCATTGCTTGCACAAATCCTGGAagcttcatctccaagcttacTGTATTCAAAATCACCATTGCACTCTCTCTCTGGACTTTCATCAAACACCTGCTTCCCCTGAGCATAATCCATCAAGTTCTTGAACAGAGACGAAatggggtccaccacatccggTTCCAGCTCCAACCCACCTTCCGCGACGGTGGTGGGCTCGTCGGAGGACCCGTCCATGCACTCCCACGGATGCGCTGACTCGAGGGCATTGATTTCCTGAGCAATTTTATGAACCGGGCTGCCTCCAATGCCGTGGATCCAGGTAGCTCCCATCTCAATCCGATCGCCGCCGAACTCCGACGTGTTGATTCTGCCGCCAATTCTCTCCCCGCCTTCCACAACCACGAGCTCGAACAAGTCCTTGGACCCTGCAGCAGTGTACAGCTTGTTCGCCGCCGTGACGCCGGCCATTCCCGCTCCAATTATCACAATCCGTGATTTCTTGGCCACCATTTTTGTTTCAGCTGGAACCAAATTAATGGTCTTTTGGAATTTCTCAGAGGATGATGGAAagtgagaaaagaaagaagtgtGAGGAGTGTGAGGTGAGAGATTGAGTTTACTGATGAGGATTTTATAAGTGAAggtagagatttttcagtgcgaCTGTTACACGAGGTGGTACATTATGtatcattatataaatggtgggttatgtgtgttaaaagtttaataatttaaaaattaaaatttttcatcacttacataaaaacacgtgatataTCATCCGTATtctcgtcacaactaaaaatttctcatataggaagagaaagatgagagaagaCTCTGTTTTTCTTATAAAACTTTACatctttttctcaatttttttttttcagaaaataacCACTTAATAAACAGATTTCGGTCAAGTGGCGTTCCGATCGAATACTGTAATTACCGTTTGCATGACGTAATATTATTAGACTAAAATAGTATGATaacaataaatttaattatttataaaattatgatTCTACGTTGACGATAAACTCATGACATGTAACTTCGTTTTCCTAATAAACACATGgctccacttatttttttattttattttattttattttgaggtCTACCGGTAGAAGAAATATGGCCGATACCTAAAAGACAATTTCTGTATGAAATCTTTGTCCAGTAGTCCTATAATCCCCCTCAATGCTACTGCCATTTATGTCCAAAGTATCAATTATTATCTATCTTCTGCAACTCTCATTTGAATTTTGGATTTACCCGCTTGGACATAAAAGACCTGATATCTCTCAGGCAAAAGTTACCAGAGGCAAAGGGGAAAGGTGACATTTGTGATATGGGATTTGCCATTAACATCTGAAACTTTAAGAGGTTTGATAGGGCCTTTCACCAACCTTCACATGTACATTGGGTGAGGGATAGCCTACCAACTGAGCATTTCAATGGTCCCGATCAATTTGACGGTTTTGATCGTTTTAATGAGTTATTTTTGCTTACGTATCAAAGTTTAAATTATTTTCAACAACGAATGACTCGTTAGTTGTAAAATGCTTGGTATTTTCGTTTGATTTTTTAGTTCAGTTGAACTATTCTTCCTTTAGAGTTTACTAGGTTCATAATATGATACAATGTTCATATTACGTACTAAACTTTTCAATTAtaaataaacaatattaaaaaaaatgggcGAGTCAATAATTAAACACTCGAATACATAGATAAGTATTCTTAACCAACTATCGCTTTGATTTTAGTTGTTGAACATGAGGTTAGTAGAGGAGCCAGTTTGGAGCAATAGCTGCTCATGACCCTAACAACTTCCTAACCTCATGTATATTTGTTGGTAAATTTATCTTTGACTCCAACTAAAGAGAGTGAACAATGTTGAATTACAACCTATTGTTGCTTCTTTCTTCTccaatttctttctttctttcccgtgtctttcttctcttttttcttgtATGCAACCCAATGGTTCGCACCACGTTGTAGGCGAGTCTTAGTAGTCTGTAATCATGAGCACACCTTGGCAGATGCAGATGCTAGAAGAACACAACAGTTATCGATAAATATCATCATCACAAGTTTTCAGCGAATGTTAGTAGATTTTGATAGGTGCCCAACAAATGCTTGATGGAATGGTGCAATGaatttttttagttgaaatcATGACCTTATTGTTGTAAAATCATGACTTCGCCACTACATGAGGTGCATGACGAGTTTGTGATTGTATAAACCCTTTTCTTTATTGATGGATCTATTGTGAAAAACCCTAAACCATAGTCTATTTTGGTAAACGTGTGATTTGAATGGTATGAGACTAAGATATTTTTGCTCAACACTCTCAAGCAGTGATAATGCTCACCAACTTACTTATTATCATTggatgattttaaattttaaaatttgtgtcTATGTACTATACAAATATCGAAAATTAAACTTATCTAACAATAATAAATAGGCTTATTATACAAatagtctctgagatttgcatgatcaatagaaaTAGTCCCTAagcttgaaaatcaatagaaatggcccctgagattgtccaccatccatgattttgatccttccattaaaaactctttgggcaattttcaaagcattg
This window contains:
- the LOC103431534 gene encoding probable polyamine oxidase 5 encodes the protein MVAKKSRIVIIGAGMAGVTAANKLYTAAGSKDLFELVVVEGGERIGGRINTSEFGGDRIEMGATWIHGIGGSPVHKIAQEINALESAHPWECMDGSSDEPTTVAEGGLELEPDVVDPISSLFKNLMDYAQGKQVFDESPERECNGDFEYSKLGDEASRICASNDDVGKLSVGSFLRQGLDTYWVSKKNRDEQVSVYTNWSRMLLQEAIFAMHENIQRTYTSAGDLLTLDYNAESEYRMFPGEEITIAKGYLSIVQSLASVLPPGLIQLGKKVRKIQWQPDNRKNKGYESDTRPVKLHFSDGSVLLADHVIVTVSLGVLKASIRQDSGMFNPPLPRFKTEAISRLGFGVVNKLFLQLGSIHAPPKSQDFSKFPFLQMVFHRADSELRNKKIPWWMRKTASLCPLYHDSSVLLSWFAGEEARALEALSDEEIINGVSQTVSSFLSQNSHSHELCNGNGNPEENSEVKFSKVLKSQWGSDPLFLGSYSYVAVGSSGEDLDSMAEPLPSDDSGSAASSSPPLQILFAGEATHRTHYSTTHGAYCSGLREANRLLQHYQLVGVQKNYYLYSDYTNQG